A DNA window from Janibacter sp. A1S7 contains the following coding sequences:
- a CDS encoding peroxiredoxin, with protein sequence MSQQIPDVGDTAPGFTLRDQNGADVTLGELTAGRAVLLVFYPFAFSGVCTSELREIRDDLGRFESAEVTTLAISCDPMFSLRAWADREGYFFPLLSDFWPHGAVASAYGVFDEGAGMAARGTFLVGRDGRVAWRLVNPAGERRDFGGYDRALQELLGGAAAVGNG encoded by the coding sequence ATGAGTCAGCAGATCCCCGACGTCGGCGACACCGCCCCGGGCTTCACCCTCCGCGACCAGAACGGCGCGGACGTCACGCTCGGCGAGCTGACCGCCGGGCGCGCCGTGCTGCTGGTGTTCTACCCCTTCGCCTTCTCCGGGGTCTGCACGAGCGAGTTGCGCGAGATCCGCGACGATCTCGGGCGCTTCGAGTCCGCGGAGGTGACCACGCTGGCCATCTCCTGCGACCCGATGTTCAGCCTGCGCGCGTGGGCGGACCGCGAGGGGTACTTCTTCCCCCTGCTCTCCGACTTCTGGCCCCACGGTGCCGTCGCGTCCGCCTACGGCGTCTTCGACGAGGGCGCCGGCATGGCCGCGAGGGGTACCTTCCTCGTCGGGCGGGACGGACGGGTCGCCTGGCGGCTGGTCAACCCGGCGGGCGAGCGGCGTGACTTCGGTGGCTACGACCGCGCCCTGCAGGAGCTGCTCGGTGGCGCTGCGGCGGTCGGCAACGGGTAG
- a CDS encoding PH domain-containing protein, producing MPDHPPGGEGGDDGFSRVHPLSPFIRGGLVVIAVFGYVLSQQVDRIVGATGPPAPGEGSSSLLVPAVLVGLTVVGAVLLGLLSWWFTRYRLGESDLEMHQGAIMRQHRQVRYDRIQAVDLVRPLLARVTGLSEVRVESAGGGDSHVSIAYLRHAEAEAVRARLLGLAAHAKGAPAPSAPPDPGEATDWPAPGPESAGSAGRSVCPVRPDHVDEPVRPLLQMPAHRLVGSVLLSWDTIFLVVLLTLALVLTVADLGVVIGGFLPLVLVTGMRSFIKLTRWYGLTLALRGTTLTSQRGLTDTRHSSIPLHRVQALEVRQPVLWRRPGWWSLKVNVAGAKIASADGDSGESVLVPAATTAEVLHLLEAVTADPGTTAEIASLVDDTPEDFVGLPRAARWFHPFAHRRMGYLPGRRAVLIRSGWLDRVLQVVPWGRIQSMTLHQGPWARRLDLASVDFVSTVGPVRPDAKHLSTADAQCLERLAAERASHARQRSSGPVGCDPTPDPVDWP from the coding sequence ATGCCCGATCATCCTCCCGGCGGCGAAGGGGGTGACGACGGCTTCTCGCGCGTGCATCCCCTCTCGCCGTTCATCCGTGGTGGTCTGGTGGTCATCGCCGTCTTCGGTTACGTCCTCTCCCAGCAGGTCGACCGGATCGTCGGCGCGACCGGGCCACCGGCGCCCGGCGAGGGCTCGTCCTCCCTGCTCGTCCCGGCCGTCCTCGTGGGGCTGACCGTGGTCGGGGCCGTGCTCCTGGGTCTGCTGTCCTGGTGGTTCACCCGCTACCGGCTCGGGGAGAGCGACCTGGAGATGCACCAGGGCGCGATCATGCGCCAGCACCGTCAGGTGCGCTACGACCGGATCCAGGCCGTCGACCTCGTCCGGCCGCTCCTGGCCCGGGTCACCGGCCTGTCCGAGGTGCGGGTGGAGTCCGCCGGTGGCGGGGACTCGCACGTGTCCATCGCCTACCTCAGGCACGCCGAGGCCGAGGCCGTGCGTGCGCGGCTGCTCGGCCTGGCGGCCCACGCGAAGGGGGCGCCCGCCCCCTCCGCCCCACCGGACCCGGGCGAGGCGACGGATTGGCCGGCCCCGGGGCCCGAGTCGGCCGGGTCCGCGGGCCGATCGGTGTGTCCCGTCCGACCGGACCACGTCGACGAGCCCGTCCGGCCGCTGCTGCAGATGCCCGCGCACCGGCTCGTGGGTTCGGTGCTGCTCTCCTGGGACACGATCTTCCTCGTCGTCCTGCTCACCCTCGCGCTGGTGCTGACCGTCGCCGACCTCGGCGTGGTCATCGGCGGATTCCTGCCGCTCGTCCTGGTCACCGGCATGCGCAGCTTCATCAAGCTCACCCGGTGGTACGGGCTGACGCTCGCGCTGCGGGGCACGACGCTCACCAGCCAGCGGGGACTGACCGACACCCGGCACTCCTCGATCCCCCTGCACCGGGTGCAGGCCCTGGAGGTCAGGCAGCCGGTCCTCTGGCGCCGTCCGGGCTGGTGGTCGCTGAAGGTCAACGTGGCCGGCGCGAAGATCGCCTCCGCTGACGGGGACTCCGGCGAGAGCGTCCTCGTCCCGGCGGCGACCACCGCCGAGGTGCTCCACCTGCTCGAGGCGGTGACCGCCGACCCCGGCACGACGGCGGAGATCGCCTCGCTCGTCGACGACACGCCCGAGGACTTCGTCGGGCTTCCTCGTGCGGCCCGGTGGTTCCACCCCTTCGCCCACCGACGGATGGGCTACCTGCCCGGGAGGCGCGCCGTGCTGATCCGCTCCGGGTGGCTCGACCGGGTCCTGCAGGTCGTGCCGTGGGGTCGCATCCAGTCGATGACCCTCCACCAGGGGCCGTGGGCGCGTCGTCTCGACCTCGCCAGCGTCGACTTCGTCAGTACCGTGGGCCCGGTACGACCCGACGCGAAGCACCTCTCGACGGCTGATGCGCAGTGTCTCGAACGCCTCGCGGCGGAGCGGGCGAGCCACGCCAGACAGCGCTCGAGCGGGCCCGTTGGTTGCGATCCGACGCCGGACCCTGTGGACTGGCCCTGA
- a CDS encoding isopenicillin N synthase family dioxygenase, with the protein MGDDILEVDLLAFETGDGERARAVVDGLMTSLDTGFVYVRHDLSEDLIDTAYGMLEEFFTAEREVKRQFVAPGTHGQTGYTDLLVETAATSRVADWKEMLNWGPSIPAGHPLRTRYPHRYHDPVLPESVVPGITETLTAFHEAVAGLQRRVLRIIATGVGAHPDYFETMLVDGPTLSRAIHYPPMQSAPDAPHVWAAEHADINLVTALPRATAAGLQVRLKDSGEWVDAVAPEGGAIINTGLMLEVVTNGVIEPGIHRVVAAPGQQGDRYSVVQFSHPTPWTVLTPLVSTVTPQTPQRFSPISAADALDLVLYEINLIEDARR; encoded by the coding sequence ATGGGCGACGACATCCTCGAGGTGGACCTGCTGGCCTTCGAGACAGGGGATGGTGAGCGCGCGCGAGCGGTCGTCGACGGTCTGATGACCTCGCTGGACACCGGCTTCGTCTACGTGCGCCACGACCTGTCCGAGGACCTCATCGACACCGCCTACGGGATGCTCGAGGAGTTCTTCACCGCCGAGCGCGAGGTCAAGCGGCAGTTCGTCGCGCCCGGGACCCACGGTCAGACCGGCTACACCGACCTGCTGGTCGAGACCGCGGCCACCTCTCGGGTCGCGGACTGGAAGGAGATGCTCAACTGGGGCCCCTCGATCCCGGCCGGGCACCCCCTTCGCACGCGCTACCCGCACCGCTACCACGACCCGGTCCTGCCCGAGTCGGTCGTGCCGGGCATCACCGAGACGCTGACCGCCTTCCACGAGGCGGTCGCCGGTCTGCAGCGCCGGGTGCTGCGCATCATCGCCACCGGGGTGGGTGCCCACCCCGACTACTTCGAGACGATGCTCGTCGACGGGCCCACGCTCTCGCGGGCGATCCATTACCCGCCGATGCAGTCCGCGCCGGACGCCCCGCACGTGTGGGCCGCCGAGCACGCCGACATCAACCTCGTCACCGCCCTGCCGCGTGCGACCGCCGCGGGCCTGCAGGTGCGGTTGAAGGACAGTGGTGAGTGGGTCGATGCCGTCGCCCCCGAGGGCGGCGCCATCATCAACACCGGTCTGATGCTCGAGGTCGTGACCAACGGCGTCATCGAGCCGGGCATCCACCGGGTCGTCGCGGCCCCCGGGCAGCAGGGTGATCGCTACTCGGTCGTGCAGTTCAGCCACCCGACGCCGTGGACGGTGCTCACCCCGCTGGTGAGCACGGTGACGCCGCAGACGCCGCAGCGCTTCTCGCCGATCAGCGCGGCGGACGCCCTCGATCTGGTCCTCTACGAGATCAACCTCATCGAGGACGCGCGCCGCTGA
- the aceE gene encoding pyruvate dehydrogenase (acetyl-transferring), homodimeric type, with amino-acid sequence MPGSADHLSDGPILNGIPTHLPDIDSEETAEWLESLDAVIDGAGRERARYVMLRLLERARMKSVGVPSLTTTDYVNTISPTNEPWYPGDQEVERRYRAWIRWNAAIQVHRAQRPDIGVGGHISSYASAATMYEVGFNHFWRGKDHPDGGDQIFFQGHASPGMYARAFLEGRLTEEQMDGFRQEAATLAGDADNGMPSYPHPRLMPQFWEFPTVSMGIGPMNAIYQAQFNKYLHNRGIKDTSEQHVWAFLGDGEMDEAESRGLLQTAAFEELDNLTFVINCNLQRLDGPVRGNGKIIQELEAFFRGAGWNVIKVVWGRGWDPLLAADHDGALVNLMNQTPDGDYQTFRANDGAYVREHFFDRDPRTRKLVADWSDADVWWKLKRGGHDYNKVYAAYRAAMEHTGQPTVILAKTIKGYGLGSSFAGRNATHQMKKLTIEDLKGLRDGLRIPISDEELEKDPYLPPYYHPGEDDEAIQYMKERRAKLGGGLPERRVDYEPLKLPAKEKYGQLAKGSGKQEIATTMAWVRLLKDLMREKGFGERIVPIIPDEARTFGMDSFFPTKKIYNPHGQNYTSVDADLMLAYRESETGQLQHTGINEAGSVAAFTAAATSYATHGEPMVPVYIFYSMFGFQRTGDGIWAAGDQMSRGFMLGATAGRTTLTGEGLQHADGHSPLLASTNPAVVSWDPAYGFEIAHIMHQGLERMYGGDAPQGDPSRNVIYYLTLYNEPLVQPPEPEDLDVDGLLKGMYRYAVADDSGLGDTPPRCQLLASGVGLPWALEAQELLREDWGVAADVWSVTSWTELRREAMRCDEERFLHPENERRTPYVTQALEGAVGPIVAVSDYMKQVQDQIRPWVPEEFSALGTDGFGFSDTRAAARRYFHVDGPSMAVRALQMLADRGWVAEDIPAKAAEKYRLLDVTAGTSGTTGGDA; translated from the coding sequence GTGCCCGGATCTGCCGATCACCTCAGCGACGGCCCCATCCTCAACGGCATCCCCACCCACCTGCCGGACATCGACTCCGAGGAGACGGCGGAGTGGCTCGAGTCGCTCGATGCCGTCATCGACGGAGCGGGGCGGGAGCGAGCCCGGTACGTGATGCTGCGGCTGCTCGAGCGGGCCCGGATGAAGAGCGTCGGCGTCCCGTCGTTGACCACGACCGACTACGTCAACACGATCTCCCCGACCAACGAGCCGTGGTACCCCGGCGACCAAGAGGTCGAGCGGCGCTACCGGGCGTGGATCAGGTGGAATGCCGCGATCCAGGTCCACCGCGCCCAGCGCCCGGACATCGGCGTGGGCGGTCACATCTCCTCGTACGCCTCGGCCGCGACGATGTACGAGGTCGGCTTCAACCACTTCTGGCGGGGCAAGGACCACCCCGACGGTGGTGACCAGATCTTCTTCCAGGGGCACGCCTCCCCCGGCATGTACGCGCGAGCCTTCCTCGAGGGACGGCTGACCGAGGAGCAGATGGACGGTTTCCGCCAGGAGGCCGCCACCCTGGCCGGTGACGCCGATAACGGCATGCCCTCCTACCCGCACCCGCGGCTGATGCCGCAGTTCTGGGAGTTCCCCACGGTCTCGATGGGGATCGGCCCGATGAACGCGATCTACCAGGCGCAGTTCAACAAGTACCTGCACAACCGCGGCATCAAGGACACCTCCGAGCAGCACGTGTGGGCCTTCCTCGGGGACGGCGAGATGGACGAGGCGGAGAGCCGGGGTCTGCTGCAGACCGCGGCCTTCGAGGAGCTGGACAACCTCACCTTCGTCATCAACTGCAACCTGCAGCGTCTCGACGGGCCGGTGCGTGGCAACGGCAAGATCATCCAGGAGCTCGAGGCCTTCTTCCGCGGCGCGGGCTGGAACGTCATCAAGGTCGTCTGGGGACGAGGCTGGGACCCGTTGCTGGCCGCCGACCACGACGGCGCCCTGGTCAACCTGATGAACCAGACGCCCGACGGGGACTACCAGACCTTCCGCGCCAACGACGGTGCCTACGTGCGTGAGCACTTCTTCGACCGTGACCCGCGCACCCGCAAGCTCGTGGCGGACTGGTCCGACGCGGACGTCTGGTGGAAGCTCAAGCGCGGTGGCCACGACTACAACAAGGTCTACGCCGCCTACCGTGCCGCGATGGAGCACACCGGTCAGCCGACGGTCATCCTCGCCAAGACGATCAAGGGATACGGCCTCGGTTCGAGCTTCGCCGGCCGCAACGCCACCCACCAGATGAAGAAGCTGACGATCGAGGACCTCAAGGGCCTGCGCGACGGACTGCGGATCCCGATCTCCGACGAGGAGCTGGAGAAGGATCCCTACCTGCCGCCCTACTACCACCCGGGCGAGGACGACGAGGCGATCCAGTACATGAAGGAGCGCCGCGCGAAGCTCGGGGGTGGCCTGCCGGAGCGCCGTGTGGACTACGAGCCGCTGAAGCTGCCGGCGAAGGAGAAGTACGGACAGCTGGCCAAGGGGTCGGGCAAGCAGGAGATCGCGACGACGATGGCCTGGGTGCGCCTGCTGAAGGACCTCATGCGCGAGAAGGGCTTCGGGGAGCGGATCGTGCCGATCATCCCCGACGAGGCGCGCACCTTCGGCATGGACTCCTTCTTCCCGACGAAGAAGATCTACAACCCGCACGGGCAGAACTACACCTCGGTCGATGCGGACCTCATGCTCGCCTACCGCGAGTCCGAGACCGGGCAGCTGCAGCACACGGGCATCAACGAGGCCGGCTCGGTGGCTGCCTTCACCGCGGCCGCGACGAGCTACGCCACGCACGGCGAGCCGATGGTGCCGGTCTACATCTTCTACTCGATGTTCGGCTTCCAGCGCACCGGCGACGGGATCTGGGCCGCGGGTGACCAGATGTCCCGCGGCTTCATGCTCGGCGCCACGGCCGGTCGCACCACGCTGACCGGTGAGGGGCTGCAGCACGCCGACGGGCACTCGCCACTGCTGGCCTCGACCAACCCTGCGGTCGTCTCCTGGGACCCGGCCTACGGCTTCGAGATCGCGCACATCATGCACCAGGGGCTGGAGCGGATGTACGGCGGCGACGCCCCGCAGGGCGACCCCAGCCGCAACGTCATCTACTACCTCACCCTCTACAACGAGCCCCTCGTCCAACCGCCCGAGCCGGAGGACCTGGACGTGGACGGACTGCTCAAGGGCATGTACCGCTACGCCGTTGCGGACGACTCCGGGCTCGGGGACACGCCGCCGCGCTGCCAGCTGCTCGCCAGCGGTGTCGGCCTGCCGTGGGCGCTGGAGGCGCAGGAGCTGCTGCGCGAGGACTGGGGCGTGGCCGCCGACGTGTGGTCGGTGACCAGCTGGACGGAGCTGCGCCGTGAGGCGATGCGGTGCGACGAGGAGCGCTTCCTCCACCCGGAGAACGAGCGGCGCACGCCGTACGTCACCCAAGCGCTGGAGGGCGCCGTCGGCCCGATCGTCGCCGTCTCGGACTACATGAAGCAGGTCCAGGACCAGATCCGCCCGTGGGTGCCGGAAGAGTTCTCGGCGCTCGGCACGGACGGGTTCGGGTTCTCCGACACCCGCGCGGCCGCACGCCGGTACTTCCACGTCGACGGTCCGTCGATGGCGGTGCGGGCACTGCAGATGCTCGCCGACCGCGGGTGGGTCGCCGAGGACATCCCGGCGAAGGCGGCCGAGAAGTACCGCCTCCTCGACGTCACCGCCGGCACCTCCGGCACCACCGGCGGCGACGCCTGA
- a CDS encoding DUF3052 domain-containing protein, whose protein sequence is MTDDRTEGRTTTLSGDSTARGEQMARGAVDKLGFAHDQIVQEYNWDDDVDEALRAAIEEVVGIELEDEDYTGVVDAVIMWWRDDDGDLTDALVDTLGTLAEGSSIVLLTPRPGQHGEVDPSEVDEAATTAGLHTSGSVMCSEGWVATRLAARKGVA, encoded by the coding sequence ATGACTGATGACCGAACCGAAGGAAGGACCACGACCTTGAGTGGGGACTCGACGGCCCGGGGAGAGCAGATGGCTCGCGGCGCCGTGGACAAGTTGGGCTTCGCCCACGACCAGATCGTCCAGGAGTACAACTGGGACGACGACGTCGACGAGGCCCTGCGGGCGGCCATCGAGGAGGTGGTCGGCATCGAGCTCGAGGACGAGGACTACACCGGTGTCGTCGACGCCGTGATCATGTGGTGGCGCGACGACGACGGTGATCTCACCGACGCACTCGTCGACACCCTGGGCACGCTCGCCGAGGGGTCCTCGATCGTCCTCCTCACCCCGCGCCCGGGCCAGCACGGCGAGGTCGACCCGAGCGAGGTCGACGAGGCGGCGACGACCGCCGGCCTGCACACCTCCGGCTCGGTGATGTGCTCCGAGGGCTGGGTCGCCACCCGACTGGCGGCCCGCAAGGGTGTCGCCTGA
- a CDS encoding zinc ribbon domain-containing protein — MKADPFVQARLLELQALDTRLQQIAHARTRVPQIAALERALAELQQAQGDVVRAETTLGDIRREVTRAEADVQQVRDRAARDQQRLETGAGMTSRDLTALQSEVESLARRQRDLEEVEIEAMERQEAAEERVAAGTEKQAGMQAEVERLTRERDDALAELDAEQDQLAAPRAELVASIDDPLITLYDRIREKSGGLAAAELKHGRCGGCQLELNPVDLAAIDKAAVDEVVRCEECDRILVRVPAPQS; from the coding sequence GTGAAGGCAGACCCCTTCGTCCAGGCTCGGCTGCTCGAGCTGCAGGCGCTCGACACCCGGCTGCAGCAGATCGCCCACGCCCGCACGCGGGTGCCGCAGATCGCCGCCCTCGAGCGGGCCCTCGCCGAGTTGCAGCAAGCCCAGGGCGACGTCGTACGGGCCGAGACGACGCTCGGCGACATCCGACGCGAGGTCACCCGGGCCGAGGCCGATGTGCAGCAGGTGCGCGACCGGGCCGCCCGCGACCAGCAGCGCCTCGAGACGGGAGCCGGCATGACCTCTCGCGACCTCACGGCGCTGCAGAGCGAGGTCGAGTCGCTCGCGCGCCGTCAGCGCGACCTCGAAGAGGTCGAGATCGAGGCGATGGAACGCCAGGAGGCCGCGGAGGAGCGGGTCGCCGCCGGGACCGAGAAGCAGGCCGGCATGCAGGCCGAGGTCGAGCGACTGACCCGGGAACGGGACGACGCGCTGGCCGAGCTCGACGCCGAGCAGGACCAGCTCGCCGCGCCCCGCGCCGAGCTGGTCGCGAGCATCGACGACCCCCTGATCACGCTGTACGACCGGATCCGTGAGAAGTCCGGTGGCCTGGCCGCCGCGGAGCTGAAGCACGGCCGGTGCGGCGGGTGCCAGCTCGAGCTCAACCCGGTCGACCTCGCCGCGATCGACAAGGCCGCCGTCGACGAGGTGGTGCGCTGCGAGGAGTGCGACCGCATCCTCGTGCGCGTCCCGGCTCCGCAGAGCTGA
- a CDS encoding Nif3-like dinuclear metal center hexameric protein: MSTLRLRDVLAALEEMYPIDSAQPWDRVGLVTGDPDQPVRRVHAAVDPTLEVIEEAREAGADLLITHHPLLLRGVHSVATTSAKGASVTSLVVSDIALYVAHTNADVADPGVNTALAQACGLTGTEPLTAGEGALGRVGDLAVEVSLATFAERLADALPPAPGGIRVSGPADGRVRRVALLGGAGDGLIDAARAAGADVYVTADLRHHPALEAREEARAGGGTPFLVDAGHWASESLWLEHLLVRLRNCLAAAGADVVGWDGHVSTICTDPWTFTVGAQTAQGDPQ; this comes from the coding sequence ATGAGCACACTCCGCCTGCGTGACGTGCTGGCTGCCCTCGAGGAGATGTACCCGATCGACTCGGCCCAGCCGTGGGACCGGGTCGGTCTGGTCACCGGCGACCCCGACCAGCCCGTGCGTCGGGTCCACGCCGCGGTCGACCCCACCCTCGAGGTCATCGAGGAGGCCCGCGAGGCGGGCGCGGACCTGCTCATCACGCACCACCCCCTGCTGCTGCGCGGTGTGCACTCGGTCGCCACGACGAGCGCGAAGGGGGCGAGCGTCACCTCACTCGTCGTCTCCGACATCGCCCTGTACGTCGCCCACACCAATGCCGACGTGGCCGATCCCGGTGTCAACACCGCTCTCGCGCAGGCGTGCGGTCTGACCGGGACGGAGCCACTGACCGCCGGGGAGGGCGCCCTGGGGCGCGTCGGTGACCTGGCCGTGGAGGTCTCCCTCGCGACATTCGCCGAGCGACTCGCCGACGCACTACCGCCCGCGCCGGGGGGCATCCGCGTCTCCGGTCCGGCCGACGGTCGGGTGCGGCGGGTCGCCCTGCTCGGTGGGGCCGGTGACGGCCTCATCGACGCCGCTCGCGCGGCGGGTGCCGACGTCTACGTCACCGCCGACCTGCGTCACCACCCGGCCCTCGAGGCGCGGGAGGAGGCCCGGGCGGGTGGGGGGACCCCCTTCCTCGTCGATGCGGGCCACTGGGCGAGCGAGTCCCTCTGGCTGGAGCACCTGCTGGTCCGGCTGCGGAACTGCCTCGCAGCCGCCGGCGCCGACGTGGTGGGATGGGACGGCCACGTGAGCACGATCTGCACCGACCCGTGGACGTTCACCGTCGGCGCACAGACAGCCCAAGGAGATCCCCAGTGA
- the fdhD gene encoding formate dehydrogenase accessory sulfurtransferase FdhD has translation MGRMTQRLRAQRMGDRSVSRLESLAVEEPLEIRVASLPAAGLAAGGAPSELRPPSTTVTTTMRLPGDDFDLALGHLVTEGLITDAEDVAAMMHCTDTDPDGSPTFNVVEVTLAAGVSLRRPVTARTEVATSACGVCGSTSVDDLLAALPHSPSDDPARHTLEHIHLGMAAMRERQKVFEATGGVHAAALLAPDGRLLVVREDIGRHNAVDKVIGWAAREGGLPLRGHVLLVSSRAGFEIAQKAAVAGAPVLACVSAATTLAVEVAQRSGLTLLGFVRGPRATAYAHPERVDD, from the coding sequence ATGGGACGGATGACGCAGCGGTTGCGCGCCCAGCGGATGGGCGATCGCTCGGTCAGTCGCCTCGAGTCACTCGCCGTCGAGGAACCCCTGGAGATCCGGGTGGCCTCCCTGCCCGCCGCCGGGCTGGCCGCGGGTGGCGCACCGAGCGAGTTGCGGCCGCCGTCGACGACGGTGACCACGACGATGCGCCTGCCCGGTGACGACTTCGACCTCGCGTTGGGGCACTTGGTCACCGAGGGGCTCATCACGGACGCCGAGGACGTGGCCGCGATGATGCACTGCACCGACACCGACCCGGACGGCTCGCCGACCTTCAACGTCGTCGAGGTCACGCTCGCGGCGGGTGTCTCGCTGCGGCGCCCGGTGACGGCACGGACCGAGGTCGCCACGAGCGCCTGCGGCGTCTGCGGCTCCACCTCGGTCGACGACCTGCTGGCGGCCCTGCCCCACTCCCCCTCCGACGACCCGGCGCGACACACGTTGGAGCACATCCACCTCGGGATGGCCGCCATGCGCGAGCGCCAGAAGGTCTTCGAGGCCACCGGCGGAGTCCACGCCGCCGCCCTGCTCGCCCCCGACGGACGCCTCCTGGTGGTCCGGGAGGACATCGGTCGGCACAACGCCGTCGACAAGGTGATCGGGTGGGCCGCGCGCGAAGGGGGTCTCCCCCTTCGCGGTCACGTGCTGCTGGTCTCCTCCCGGGCCGGATTCGAGATCGCCCAGAAGGCCGCCGTCGCCGGCGCCCCGGTGCTCGCCTGCGTCTCCGCCGCGACCACCCTGGCCGTCGAGGTGGCGCAGCGCAGCGGACTGACCCTGCTCGGGTTCGTCCGGGGGCCGAGGGCCACCGCCTACGCCCATCCGGAACGCGTCGACGACTGA
- a CDS encoding PH domain-containing protein, whose amino-acid sequence MDDHEPRPPSPAPAVLPLTGDHGAQWRPVSPDLTTVRRVSATAVLVPPALATAVAAILLTPWLAVATGVLVIVWLWLMWLIPRQVAAISWVELPEELAIRRGRMWRSLVTIPYGRIQYVDISSGPYKRSKGLADITVNTASPASSGDIPGLPVDVAEELRVRLAAHGEAQRAGL is encoded by the coding sequence GTGGATGATCACGAGCCCCGGCCCCCTTCGCCCGCACCGGCGGTGCTGCCGCTGACGGGGGACCACGGCGCGCAGTGGCGACCGGTCTCGCCCGACCTGACGACCGTGCGGCGGGTGAGCGCCACGGCGGTGCTCGTGCCGCCGGCCCTCGCCACCGCCGTGGCCGCCATCCTCCTCACACCGTGGCTGGCGGTGGCCACCGGTGTCCTCGTCATCGTCTGGTTGTGGCTGATGTGGCTGATCCCGCGTCAGGTCGCCGCGATCAGCTGGGTGGAGCTGCCGGAGGAGCTGGCGATCCGCAGGGGCCGCATGTGGCGCTCGCTGGTGACCATCCCCTACGGCCGCATCCAGTACGTCGACATCTCCTCCGGGCCGTACAAGCGGTCCAAGGGTCTTGCCGACATCACCGTCAACACCGCCTCCCCGGCGAGCAGCGGGGACATCCCCGGTCTGCCCGTCGACGTGGCCGAGGAGCTGCGCGTCCGGCTCGCCGCCCACGGCGAGGCGCAGCGGGCCGGCCTGTGA
- a CDS encoding glycerophosphodiester phosphodiesterase family protein, whose translation MRQPTTCHDPCAIPWARSRRERSAAPLIFAHRGACGYRPEHTAAAYELAVAMGADYIEPDLVMTADGVLVDRHEPDISETTDVADRPEFAGRRRTKGVDGTVVTGWFVDDFTLEELRTLRATERLGELRPGSARYDGRYPVMTFEDVLRQRADLAREYGRPIGIIPEIKHPSYLRELGHHPEAEVTRLLEEHGLNDPGAAAWVQCFEPSALQNLRTCGYRGHSLLLTEVGGAPFDLRAQGTTCADLLTPAALQDVARWADAVSPQKTQVIPWTTDGRLGEATRLVADAHAAGLAVFPWTFRAENAFLPRDHRIGDDPAAHGRLVDEVVAHLDAGVDGIFCDHPDLCVEARAQFLGGN comes from the coding sequence GTGCGGCAACCGACGACCTGCCATGACCCGTGCGCCATCCCGTGGGCGCGGTCACGTCGCGAGAGGAGTGCTGCACCCCTGATCTTCGCGCACCGCGGCGCCTGCGGATACCGACCCGAGCACACAGCAGCCGCGTACGAGCTGGCCGTGGCGATGGGCGCCGACTACATCGAGCCCGACCTGGTCATGACGGCCGACGGGGTGCTCGTGGACCGGCACGAGCCGGACATCTCCGAGACGACCGATGTCGCCGACCGCCCCGAGTTCGCCGGCCGCCGGCGGACGAAGGGGGTCGACGGCACGGTCGTCACCGGCTGGTTCGTCGACGACTTCACCCTCGAGGAGCTGCGGACGCTGCGGGCCACGGAGCGCCTGGGCGAACTGCGCCCCGGTTCGGCCCGCTACGACGGTCGGTACCCGGTCATGACCTTCGAGGACGTGCTGCGCCAACGCGCGGACCTGGCGCGAGAGTACGGACGACCCATCGGGATCATCCCGGAGATCAAGCACCCGAGCTACCTGCGCGAGCTCGGCCACCACCCCGAGGCCGAGGTGACCCGCCTGTTGGAGGAGCACGGCCTCAACGACCCGGGCGCCGCGGCCTGGGTCCAGTGCTTCGAGCCGAGCGCCCTGCAGAACCTGCGCACCTGCGGGTACCGCGGTCACTCGCTCCTGCTCACCGAGGTGGGCGGCGCCCCCTTCGACCTGCGTGCGCAGGGGACGACCTGCGCCGACCTGCTCACTCCGGCGGCCCTGCAGGACGTCGCCCGGTGGGCCGACGCGGTCAGTCCGCAGAAGACGCAGGTCATCCCGTGGACCACGGACGGGCGGCTGGGGGAGGCGACCCGCCTCGTCGCGGACGCCCACGCAGCGGGCCTGGCGGTCTTCCCGTGGACCTTCCGCGCGGAGAACGCCTTCCTCCCGCGCGACCACCGCATCGGTGACGACCCGGCGGCTCACGGGCGACTGGTCGACGAGGTCGTGGCCCATCTCGACGCCGGTGTCGACGGCATCTTCTGCGACCATCCCGACCTGTGCGTCGAGGCCAGGGCGCAGTTCCTGGGCGGGAACTGA